The sequence ACTTTGATTTGGTTGACTTGAGCTTGGTTGATTTGGACTTGGTTGATTTGGGCTTTGTTGACTTCGATTCAGCGTGAATTTATTCAGGGATACAGCTACGGTTGCAATAACCAAAATCACAATCATCACAGATAACGAGGTTACTATTCTTTGTTCTATTCGTTGTCGATTCGCCATTATTAACCTATACTTCCCGGTGATCGGTAACTGCTTCTCACTTTTATAATTCGTCAGGTAACAAGTGTATATTAACATGTTCTATTTTAAATGTAAACCGAGAAATGCCTGTAGGGCTTCATCTTAAGTTGAATATAGACTTTTCCTGGTATTATCAAAACAGTAATCAAGCTTCTTTGAAGTTTGTCCGACCAGAAATCATGTTTAATTTCAAAATGTCCTAGAGAGTGAAATTAACCTGAATGAACTAGTTTGCTACAATAGCGTAGTCAAGGCGGCAGCTTTAGCTTTTGAGGAGAGAATTTATGGAAGAAGTCATTAATCTTCAGGAACAGCTTCGTCAGGCTATGAATGATATCGTTCGGGCGTTGGTGGCTGCTGAGGAGGCTCAAGAAGGCGCTATTTTAGGTCATGCCGATCGGGTGGCTTCATGCGCGACCGCAATCGTCAACCAATTGGGTATTAGCGGCGAGGCTTTAGTTACACTACGTCAGGCGGCGGCTTTACATGATGTGGGCAAGATTGCGGTTGATAGAAAAATCGCCGCCAAATTCGGCAAGCTTACCGACGATGAACTCCGCGCGATGCAGCTTCACGCAATCTTAGCTGAGCGTATCTTAGAAAAGATTGAAGGACTTCATGATGTCCTCCCCGCTGTACGTCATCACCACGAACGATGGGATGGCACCGGTTATCCAGCAGGTTTGAAAGGTGAGGAAA is a genomic window of bacterium containing:
- a CDS encoding HD domain-containing phosphohydrolase, which produces MEEVINLQEQLRQAMNDIVRALVAAEEAQEGAILGHADRVASCATAIVNQLGISGEALVTLRQAAALHDVGKIAVDRKIAAKFGKLTDDELRAMQLHAILAERILEKIEGLHDVLPAVRHHHERWDGTGYPAGLKGEEIPLGARIIAVAETFDFLTTPLNWRETMDPDEASAEIWRCSGTQFDPAVVEAFVKIQPLISFVH